The Enterobacter huaxiensis sequence ACTGGCAACATAAGATGCCCGTTTGCGGCGAAGCCAGCGCAAACGGGCAGGCGATCACAGCAGAGAACGGCTTACCAGCGCATCGGTGAGGATCGCGTCACCGCGCAGGATATTCCACGCGTTATTCACGTCCTCAGGAATGTCCACGTGCGCGATAAAATCTTTACCCCTCGGTCCATAGCCGTTGACGTCATCGCGTAAGCGCGGGAACTCGCCCAGCACCAGCGACAGATAGCGTTCTACCGGCCAAAGCCCTTCGTTACTGCCGCAGAACTTCAGCCCGTCTTCGCTATTTTGCACAACCGGCGTGAGCCCCGGATGGCTCACCCACGTCGGCGAAGCCGCCTCATCCCGGCAGACGCGCGCAAAGGTTGCCATGGTGCGGCGCTGCATCGTCGGGTCCTGCACCACCAGCACGCGCTCTGGCCTCTGGCCGTGATGCTTCATCATTTCCCGGCTAAAGCGGGCGTTCTCGCCGCAGTTGGTTGACTGGTCTTCAACCAGAATTTTCTCGGCCGGGATTTTCCAGAATTCGCGGGCGATGTCCGCGAGGATCGCCGCCTCCGCGCGCCCCGTCGTGGGGAGCGTGTTATAGCGCGGATGTTGAGCAACCGCGGCATACAGGAAGGTGGTTGAGTGCCCAATCCCGCCGCTGATCAACAGCGGAACACCCTGTTCGGACGCGATCCGACAGGCGGCATCGATAGCAGGAATGACCGCATTCCCCGCCAGAATGACCATATCAACAGGCTGGCTGTCATGGAGTTCGTCCTGCGCCAGCCATCCTCCGACGGTGTTCACCGCATTCAGCGTGCTCTCGGGGAGAGAAGGAAAAAGTGCCAGTGTCATCGTGACCTCCTTACAGCGTTTTGATCCAGAGTATCGCATGCGTCCTGGGGAAACAGAGGATCTCTCCGAAAGCCAAACCGCTCGACACCCCCTCTTTGTCATTTTTTTGAAATAACCAGAAACATCTAAAAACAATTGGGTTGCACCTGCATTTTATGCTTTTGATTATCCCTCATTCAAAACATCGTGCCATATCGTGATGATGATAAAGCAACAGTCGCTGCTTATTTCACCGTGATCTGACCAGTAAAGCCCCCTTCTGGCTTGCCAAATAAAACATCCCACCCTAAGTTGCTTAACAATTTAATAACCTTTTTATCACTAAAGGTTGCACCT is a genomic window containing:
- a CDS encoding YdcF family protein, which translates into the protein MTLALFPSLPESTLNAVNTVGGWLAQDELHDSQPVDMVILAGNAVIPAIDAACRIASEQGVPLLISGGIGHSTTFLYAAVAQHPRYNTLPTTGRAEAAILADIAREFWKIPAEKILVEDQSTNCGENARFSREMMKHHGQRPERVLVVQDPTMQRRTMATFARVCRDEAASPTWVSHPGLTPVVQNSEDGLKFCGSNEGLWPVERYLSLVLGEFPRLRDDVNGYGPRGKDFIAHVDIPEDVNNAWNILRGDAILTDALVSRSLL